GCGGATCAGCACAGACCCGAAAGAGTTGTTAATCTCTGAATATGCGGCGACAGTTATTGAGTATTCCGGCTATTTCCGGAACAATTTTTCACTCCAACTGGGTAGCGGTGGCGCTTCCTTATCAGCGGCCAAATTTATTCAGGAAAAAATGCGGGCTAAGGGCATCACTGCAGCGTTTGGCGTTGGCGGCATTACTGGTGTTTTTGTCGAAATGATGGAACAGGGGCTGGTCAACCTCTTATTTGATGCACAAAGCTTTGATAGTGCGTCCATTCAATCTCTGCGAAAAAATGCTCGACATTTGGAAATGTCAGCATCCTATTACGCGAGCCCAGGAACAGGCAGCCCCATCGTAAACAATGTAGATGCTGTGATTCTTAGTGCAACTGAAGTCGATATCAACTTCAACGTAAATGTGCTAACCGGTTCAAACGGTAAGTTGATGGGGGCTCCTGGCGGACATCCCGATACGGCAGCTGGTTCGAACCTTTGCATCGTTGCTCTGCCGCTTTTGCGCAAGAACTTCCCGGTTATCCGAGAATCCGTTCACACGATAGTCACACCTGGTGACACTGTCGATGTTGTTGTGACCGACCGGGGAGTAGCGATCAATCCCCTCCGCAAAGATTTAATCCGTAACTTGAAGGATTCTGGTTTGCCGCTCATGCTTATCGAAGACTTGCAGCGATTGGCCTATGAGCTTACAGGAACGCCAGATCCGGCTCCGGCTGGCGGTGATGTTGTCGGCTTAGTCGAATACAGGGATGGAACGATTATTGACGTAATCAGGAAAATAAGTTAGTGAAGTGAAAAATCCGATAAAAAAGCTCGCGTCCTCGTGGCGCGAGCTTTTTCCAGTTGGTTGACAGCCAGTACTTCTTTCGGTCAGAATTCGGCGCAGATACCATAGCCTTTGCAACGGTTATAGTACTCTAGAACGTAATGTGACCAAAGATCATCGCAACAATTAACATAACTATTGATATTGAAAGACAAGGAATTAACGTGAATTTTTGAAAATCGCCATAATCAACTTTAGTCAATCCCACCAGCAAATAGGTGGATGCAACTAGGGGACTTAATAGATGTACACCTTGTCCAATAAGAGCGGCAATCCCCATGGCAACCGGAGTAATGGAATATACTTTAGCTGCTTGTAAGAAAATCGGCAGGACGCCATAATAGTAAGCATCATTAGTAAGAAAATAGGTTCCCGGAATACTCAAGAAACTAGAGATAAAGCCTAAGTGAGATCCCAACGATTCTGGAATAGCAAGCACCATCGCCTTAGCCATAGAATCAATCATTTTGCTACCCTGCATGATACCAACAAAAGCACCTGCGGCAAATGTCAATATAACGATATTCAAACAGTCGGGAGCAATTTCAGACATTATTCTTGATTGATCTTTAACCTTCGGATAGTTTATGATCAATGCCAGAGCAGCGGCAATCATAAACATTGCAGACAATGGAATGACTTCTTTCAGGAGCATAACGATCAGCCCTAATGTTAGACCTAAGTTAAGCCACTGTACATACTGTGACTGCACTGGCCTGTCTTTGCGGTCCTCACCGGCATGCGCCGAAAAATCTACTCCTTCAACATTCATAATGCCTAAGCGCTTTCTTTCCTGTAAGCCCCAATAGTAAGCCACCAAACACACCCAAACGAGGCCGACGACCATGCTTGGACCAAGTGCACCGAAAAGTTGTGAAACACTGGTTTCTGTTATGATTAGCACACGGCCAGAAGGGCCGCCCCACGGCAGGATATTCATTATACTAACTTGCATTAAGCATAACGCAGGCAGAATCATCGGTTTAATCTGCATCCGTTTATGCAATGGATACAAAGCTGTACATGTTACCATATAGGTAGTAGCTCCATCGCCATCCAGTGCAACAATCGCAGCCAGAATCGCTGTACCAACACAAAGTTTGGCAGGGTCCCCTTTGACAAATTTTACGATTCTATTAACTAGAGGATCAAAAAAACCAACATCAATTAAAATTCCAAAGTATAGAATAGCAAAGCACAACATAACACTAGTAGGCACGACTTGTTTAATGCCAGCTACTATCCACTTGCCTGACTGTGGACCCCACCCAAATCCAAGAGCCACTACAAAAGGTACCAGGATTAGCGCAGTAACAGGGTGTAACCGCTTTGTCATAATTAGAATCATAAAGACTGCCACCATGATAAAACCAACCGTAGCCAATAGGGTCATTACTCGTTCCTCCTGTATTTCCTAATAGTTACATGCAGGATCGCTTAAGAAGATATTATATATCTTTTCATCGTTTAGATGATTTCTTTACTCTTTAGCTCTTGCAGTTGCGCAT
The genomic region above belongs to Anaerosporomusa subterranea and contains:
- the citF gene encoding citrate lyase subunit alpha, encoding MKNAVGRDIPEFVAGCKVSPYQGPWTCIPSRQSSGGKGVDVSASEKLLKSIDEAIDAVGLRDGMTISFHHHLRNGDYVMKLVIDAIARKGIRGLKLSASSLSAVQDAIMPHIESGVIVAIDTSGIRGEIGKFVSAGKLPQPVMIRTHGGRARAIESGELPIDVAFIGAPTCDTYGNINGVDGPAACGSLGYAIVDAACADKVVAITDNLVPHPLQRISIPQTQVDFIVKLDSIGDPKGISTGSLRISTDPKELLISEYAATVIEYSGYFRNNFSLQLGSGGASLSAAKFIQEKMRAKGITAAFGVGGITGVFVEMMEQGLVNLLFDAQSFDSASIQSLRKNARHLEMSASYYASPGTGSPIVNNVDAVILSATEVDINFNVNVLTGSNGKLMGAPGGHPDTAAGSNLCIVALPLLRKNFPVIRESVHTIVTPGDTVDVVVTDRGVAINPLRKDLIRNLKDSGLPLMLIEDLQRLAYELTGTPDPAPAGGDVVGLVEYRDGTIIDVIRKIS
- a CDS encoding CitMHS family transporter encodes the protein MTLLATVGFIMVAVFMILIMTKRLHPVTALILVPFVVALGFGWGPQSGKWIVAGIKQVVPTSVMLCFAILYFGILIDVGFFDPLVNRIVKFVKGDPAKLCVGTAILAAIVALDGDGATTYMVTCTALYPLHKRMQIKPMILPALCLMQVSIMNILPWGGPSGRVLIITETSVSQLFGALGPSMVVGLVWVCLVAYYWGLQERKRLGIMNVEGVDFSAHAGEDRKDRPVQSQYVQWLNLGLTLGLIVMLLKEVIPLSAMFMIAAALALIINYPKVKDQSRIMSEIAPDCLNIVILTFAAGAFVGIMQGSKMIDSMAKAMVLAIPESLGSHLGFISSFLSIPGTYFLTNDAYYYGVLPIFLQAAKVYSITPVAMGIAALIGQGVHLLSPLVASTYLLVGLTKVDYGDFQKFTLIPCLSISIVMLIVAMIFGHITF